Sequence from the Sphingobacteriaceae bacterium GW460-11-11-14-LB5 genome:
TAATTCCGGAATTAATTGGTCGTATACCAGTTCTTTCTCACTTAAATCCATTGGATAAAGAATCATTAAGAAACATTCTAACGGCACCTAAAAACTCATTGATTAAACAATACGTGAAGCTTTTTGCTTACGAAGATGTTAAATTGATTTTTGAGGATGATGTTTTAGATTTTATTGTGGATAAAGCAATGGAATATAAACTGGGTGCCCGTGGCTTAAGATCAATCTGCGAAGCGATTATGTTGGATGCGATGTTCGATACGCCAACGCAGACGGATGTCAAGGAATTGCACATCAATCTCGATTATGCGATAGAAAAATTTGAAAAGGCCGACTTTAAAAAGTTGCAGGCCGCATAAAAATTCAAATCCTCTCGCGAAAGCGGGGGGATTTTTTTTTAATATAATATTTGTTAACGCTAAGCGCCAAGCGCTATGCTCAAAACTAAAAGAATATGAACGAAGAAAAAGACGTAAAAAAAGACGAGGAAATTGTAGCGAAATCGAAAAGAGTGAAGGAGGTAGAATCTCCCGTTAAATCAGGATTAAAATCGAAAGACGAAATTGTTAAAAACTGGTTGCCACGTTATACTGGCAGGCCATTAGATCAATTTGGCGATTATATTCTGTTAACTAATTTCAGTAAGTATGTAAGCATGTTTTCGGAGTGGAACGATAATGCGCCGATTATGGGTTTAGATAAGCCTATGCAAAGTGTTACGGCAAATGGCATTACCATTATCAACTTTGGCATGGGAAGTCCTTTAGCGGCAACCATGATGGACTTACTAACAGCCATTAAACCTAAAGCGGTTCTGTTTTTAGGTAAATGCGGTGGTTTGAAGAAGAAAAACCAGTTAGGCGATTTAATTTTACCCATTGCAGCGATTAGGGGAGAAGGTACTTCAAATGATTACCTGCCGGCAGAAGTACCTGCGTTGCCAGCATTCGCGTTGCAGAAAGCGATTTCTACCACCATTCGGGATCACGGTAGGGATTATTGGACCGGCACCTGTTATACCACCAATCGCAGGGTGTGGGAGCACGATAAAGAATTTAAAAAATACTTGAAAACTTTAAGGGCGATGGCTGTAGATATGGAAACCGCTACGGTTTTTACCACAGCATTTGCCAATAAAATCCCGGCTGGTGCATTGCTTTTAGTTTCCGATCAACCCATGATCCCTGAAGGTGTTAAAACCGCAGAAAGTGATAGCAGTGTAACCGAGAAATATGTAGAAACGCATTTAAGAATCGGTATTGATTCTTTGAAACAGTTAATCAATAATGGATTAACGGTAAAACACTTGTTGTTTTAACCTGCGACAACGTCATCCTGAACTCGTTTTATTAGTCGTTATTATTGTTTTAAAGGTCAGGATCTTTTCGACTTGAATTATTAGCAAGATAGATGCTGAAATAAATTCAGCATGACGCCTTAGAAGAATTATTTTTAAGGTGTTCGTCATCCTGAACTTGTTTCAGGATCTTTCCTGAGTTAATTAATATTAGAAGATAAATGTTCGCAAGATAGATGCTGAAATAAATTCAGCATGACGCAGTAGGAGATTATTTGTACTGCGTTTCGTCATCCTGAACTTGTTTCAGGATCTTTCCAGTTTGAATTATTAGCAAGATAGATGCTGAAATAAATTCAGCATGACGCAGTAAAAGAATTATTTTAACGATGTTTCGTCATCCTGAACTCGTTTCAGGATCTTTCCAGTTTGAATTATTAGCAAGATAGATGCTGAAATAAATTCAGCATGACGCCTTAGAAGAATTATTTTTAAGGTGTTCGTCATCCTGAACTTGTTTCAGGATCTTTCCAGTTTGAATTATTAACAAATAGATGCTGAAATAAATTCAGCATGACGCCTTAGAAGAATTATTTTTAAGATGTTCGTCATCCTGAACTTGTTTCAGGATCTTCCAGTTTGAATTATTAGCATTTAGATGCTGAAATAAATTCAGCATGACGCAATAAATTAGGATAATCGTCATC
This genomic interval carries:
- a CDS encoding AMP nucleosidase gives rise to the protein MNEEKDVKKDEEIVAKSKRVKEVESPVKSGLKSKDEIVKNWLPRYTGRPLDQFGDYILLTNFSKYVSMFSEWNDNAPIMGLDKPMQSVTANGITIINFGMGSPLAATMMDLLTAIKPKAVLFLGKCGGLKKKNQLGDLILPIAAIRGEGTSNDYLPAEVPALPAFALQKAISTTIRDHGRDYWTGTCYTTNRRVWEHDKEFKKYLKTLRAMAVDMETATVFTTAFANKIPAGALLLVSDQPMIPEGVKTAESDSSVTEKYVETHLRIGIDSLKQLINNGLTVKHLLF